A window of Phenylobacterium sp. NIBR 498073 genomic DNA:
TCGCCATCGAACCCACCGTCCTTGTCGGACCGGGCGACTGGCTTACCCCCGGCGAGGTCGTGCTGCTGCAAAGGGAGCTCGACGCCCAACTCTGCTTCGAGCTCTCCGAACGCTTCGACATCGATCCCGCCGCGCCCAACCGGGTTCGCGTGGCGATCACCCGCGTGGATCCGACCGGACGCGCCGCCTCGGTCGCCTCGGCCGCGGCAGGGTTCTTCATTCCCGGACCGTTGGGACTACGCGCGCCGGGAACGCTCGGGTCGCTGTCGGCGGAGGCGGAGATGCTACAGGGCGAGCGGCAGGTCGTCGCCGTCAGCTGGAGCCGCAGCGCCACCGCCATCGGCACGGACGATCCCTCGCTGAGCCGCGTGGGCGATGCTCTGCAGTTCGCCGAACCATTCGCTGACGCCGTCGCCGCGGCGATGACGCCGACCGGCCTCAAGTCGCGTCCGATCCCAAAGCCCGACCCCTGCGCCGAGTTCGGCAGCCGTTTCCGTCCCGAAGGCTGGGCGGCCAAGTTCGCGACCGGGCTCTATGTGCCGCAGATGAGCGGCGCCAAGGCCGAGGAAACCGACGACGGCCGCTAGGCGCTGGCCTTGGCCAGCAGCTCCAGGGCCGCGGCCGCGAACGCCTCCATGTTCGCGGCGCGATCGCTTGAGCCGGTCTCGATGGTGGTCACGAACTCGACCGGTCCCGACACCGCCACGCAGGTGTGGCCCGCCGCGTCGCCATAGGGGTTGCCGGTCGGCCCGGCCGCGCCGGTCTCCGAAACGCCCCAGGTCGCGCCGAACCGCTCGCGCACGGTCCGGGCCAGCAGCAGGGCGTAGGGCTCGCTGGCCGAACGCATGCCCTCCAGCGCCTCCTTCGGGATCTCCATCAGCATCACCCGCGCCTTGGGCGTGTAGACCACCCCGCCGCCCAGATAGTAGGCCGACGCGCCCGGGACGCTGAGCAGCGCGGCGCTGATCAATCCGCCGGACGAGCTTTCGGCCACGGCGACCTTCTCCTTGCGCGCCTTCAGCTGCTCGCCGATCTGGGCGGCCTGCGCCATCAGAGCCTGCATTCGATTACTCCTCGTCCAGTCGATAGGTGGTCCGCGCCACGTCGCGGAACAGCAGCGCCTTCTCGTCGGCGCTGGCCCCGGAGGCCAGACGCTTCAGCGCGTTCCAGAGGGTGGCGTAGTCGCAACTGACCCGGTCGACCGGAAAGTTGCTCTCGAACATCGCCCGCCGCGGCCCGAACAGCTCGATGCAGGTCTCGACATAGGGCCGCCAGGCGTCGGCGAGCTCGGCCGAGCCCGGCAGGCTCTCGCGCTTGTGGAACTCGAAGCCGCAGATCGCCATGCCCAGGCCGCCGAGCTTGACCACGACGTTCGGGTGCTGAGCCACCAGCGCCATGTCGCGCTTCCAGCGGGCGAACTCCTCGTCCCGGCGGCCGGCATAGGGCCCGATGCCCAACACCCCGCCGACGTGGTCCAACACGATCGTCGTCTCGGGGAAGGCGCCGGCGAGATCGGCCACCTCCGGCAGCTGCGGATGGAATTGCCAGGCCTCGAACGACAGGCCGTTGGGGGCCAGCTGGGCGAAGCCGCGCCGGAAGTCCTCGCGCCCGTACAGCCCCTGCGGCGGGTTGGTATGGCCGTTGCGCACCTCGTCGCTGGGATCCCAGGCCCCGGTGTGCCGGATGCCGCGGAACCGGCCGCCGCCTGCGCGGATGTGGCCCGCCAACGCCTCTCCGACATTCTCGTGCGTCAGGTCCGCGAAGCCGACGATGCCGGCGCAGGCCCGCACCGGGCCGTAGCGCCCGCTGGCCGACATCGCCGCGACGCCGTTGACGAACTCGGTTTCGCCCACCGGCGACATCAACCGGCTGGTGTCGGCGCTGTACATCGCCCCGCACTCGACGAAGACCGTGCTCTCGACGCGGTGCCCCGATCCGAGGTCGGCCAGCAGCTCGTCCAGGAGGTAGCGGCCGTTGGGGAAGTCCCAGAGGTGGTGGTGCGGATCGCAGATCGGCAGATCCGGTTCGATGATCTCCTCGGTCACGCCCTCTCCCCCGCTCGTTTTTCTTGGCTTCCGTACGCCGGCGCGCTCATGATGCCCGCCAATTAGAACGACCGCCATTTTCTTCGGGAGGATTTTTATGGACGCCCAGTCTCAGTGGACCGGCCTCGACGCCGCGCGCCTGGAGCGCATCACCGACCATCTCGAGCGCAACTACATCGGCCCGCAGAAGATCATGGGCGCCCAGATCGCCGTCGCCCGGCGCGGACAGGTCGCCTACCGCAAGTCCTTCGGGTCGATGGACCTGGAGCGCAGCAAGCCGATGGCCGACGACGCCATCTTCCGCATCTATTCGATGACCAAGCCGATCACCTCGGTCGCGCTGATGATGCTCTATGAAAAGGGCTACTTTCAGCTCAACGACCCGGTCAGCCGCTACGTCCCGTCCTGGAAGGACCACCGCGTCTATGTCTCCGGCGAGGACGAGGCGATGGTCACCGAGCCGGCCCGCCGTCCGATCTCCTTCCGCGACGTGCTCTCCCACTCCGCCGGCCTGACCTATGGCGGCGGCCTGCCCGGCGTCGGCATCCAGCATCCGGTCGACAAGCTCTACCGCGCGCTCAAGGTCAAAACCTTCGGCGGCGAGGACACCATGCAGGGCTTCCTCGACAAGCTCGGCCAGGTGCCGCTGGTCTATCATCCGGGCGAGCGCTGGATGTACTCGCTGGCCACCGACGTCTGCGGCGCCCTGGTCGAGGTGATCTCCGGCAAGCCGCTCGGCCAGTACCTGCAGGACGAGATCTTCGGCCCGCTGGGCATGAAGGACACCTCGTTCTCGGTCGCGCCCGAAAAGGTCGACCGCTTCTGCGCCAACTATCAGCGCGGCCCCGACAAGAAGCTGAAGCTGATCGACGACCCCGCGACCAGCGCCTTCGCCCGCCCAGCCGGCTTCGAATCCGGCGGCGGCGGCCTGACCGGCACCACCGACGACTACATGCGCTTCTGCGAGATGCTCCGTCGCGGCGGCGAGCTGGACGGCGCCCGCATCCTCGGGCCGCGCACGCTGGAGATGATGTACATGAACCACCTGGCCGGCGGCCAGGACCTGTCGACCATCGCTCTGGGCAGCTTCTCGGAGACCGCCAACGACGGCGTCGGCTTCGGGCTGGGCTTCGCCTCCACCAAGGGTCAGGTCGAGACCGGTTCGCTCGGCGCCGGCGACTACTACTGGGGCGGCGCGGCCTCGACCATCTTCTGGGTCGACCCGAAGGAGGAGCTGTCAGTGGTGTTCATGACCCAGCTGATGCCGTCGGGGACCTTCAACTTCCGCGGCCAGCTCAAGAGCCTGATCTACTCGGCGATCGTCGACTAGCAGGCGCGGGGCGTCGATGGCCTCGTCGACATCGACGCCCCCGACCTGGCTGCGGTCCCCGGATCACGGAGACGATGAGATAGCCCCGTCGATCCGATGGGCGACACCCAGGGACCCTTGTGCCAATCCAGCGGTTGTTAAGCTTTCTACCGCATTAAAGATTCGCTGAGTGGAGTTCCCCCGATGCCCATGTCCATCGCTGACCTGGAAGCCAATCTGAGAGAGGCGTTTCCGGACGCCGAGATCGCCATCGACGATCTGGCCGGCGACGGCGATCACTATCGCGCGCGCATCGTTTCT
This region includes:
- a CDS encoding serine hydrolase domain-containing protein, whose protein sequence is MDAQSQWTGLDAARLERITDHLERNYIGPQKIMGAQIAVARRGQVAYRKSFGSMDLERSKPMADDAIFRIYSMTKPITSVALMMLYEKGYFQLNDPVSRYVPSWKDHRVYVSGEDEAMVTEPARRPISFRDVLSHSAGLTYGGGLPGVGIQHPVDKLYRALKVKTFGGEDTMQGFLDKLGQVPLVYHPGERWMYSLATDVCGALVEVISGKPLGQYLQDEIFGPLGMKDTSFSVAPEKVDRFCANYQRGPDKKLKLIDDPATSAFARPAGFESGGGGLTGTTDDYMRFCEMLRRGGELDGARILGPRTLEMMYMNHLAGGQDLSTIALGSFSETANDGVGFGLGFASTKGQVETGSLGAGDYYWGGAASTIFWVDPKEELSVVFMTQLMPSGTFNFRGQLKSLIYSAIVD
- a CDS encoding BolA family transcriptional regulator translates to MPMSIADLEANLREAFPDAEIAIDDLAGDGDHYRARIVSPAFAGLSRVKQHQLVYSALKGKVGGELHALALETSVPA
- a CDS encoding DUF3313 domain-containing protein, with protein sequence MTRLLALAPLLLLAACASAPTRSGFLSAYDGLTPRTDTVRAKVEQKRDEAILADVRQVAIEPTVLVGPGDWLTPGEVVLLQRELDAQLCFELSERFDIDPAAPNRVRVAITRVDPTGRAASVASAAAGFFIPGPLGLRAPGTLGSLSAEAEMLQGERQVVAVSWSRSATAIGTDDPSLSRVGDALQFAEPFADAVAAAMTPTGLKSRPIPKPDPCAEFGSRFRPEGWAAKFATGLYVPQMSGAKAEETDDGR
- a CDS encoding CinA family protein; translated protein: MQALMAQAAQIGEQLKARKEKVAVAESSSGGLISAALLSVPGASAYYLGGGVVYTPKARVMLMEIPKEALEGMRSASEPYALLLARTVRERFGATWGVSETGAAGPTGNPYGDAAGHTCVAVSGPVEFVTTIETGSSDRAANMEAFAAAALELLAKASA
- a CDS encoding amidohydrolase family protein, translated to MTEEIIEPDLPICDPHHHLWDFPNGRYLLDELLADLGSGHRVESTVFVECGAMYSADTSRLMSPVGETEFVNGVAAMSASGRYGPVRACAGIVGFADLTHENVGEALAGHIRAGGGRFRGIRHTGAWDPSDEVRNGHTNPPQGLYGREDFRRGFAQLAPNGLSFEAWQFHPQLPEVADLAGAFPETTIVLDHVGGVLGIGPYAGRRDEEFARWKRDMALVAQHPNVVVKLGGLGMAICGFEFHKRESLPGSAELADAWRPYVETCIELFGPRRAMFESNFPVDRVSCDYATLWNALKRLASGASADEKALLFRDVARTTYRLDEE